One region of Scomber scombrus chromosome 10, fScoSco1.1, whole genome shotgun sequence genomic DNA includes:
- the LOC133987645 gene encoding transmembrane protease serine 11D yields MNPESRHRTADVGKIGEKLRLSPYCCCYLPPQCEQFPCIIDDSQQNRPLVGPPGASRIVGGREAPEGAWPWQVSIQLLSRHHCGGTILNSLWVLTATHCFHKYRRISRAYFCVVAGHGVLSAPGKNVQIRSIRKVKMHENYDHVTSDNDVTLLLLSSPLKFTDQVQPICTPHNLTHEFILNFSHCFITGWGSTYYKGRMMNRLQEAEVELIDRRTCNLRSWYNGLITENMICAGLESGAADACQGDSGGPLQCYSEDEESFYVVGVTSFGDDCGLPHRPGVYARTSRFSGWLETSQAESAAHRLNIRHSSALLSAAVMLLIHQ; encoded by the exons ATGAATCCCGAAAGCCGGCACAGGACTGCAGATGTGGGAAAGATTGGGGAGAAACTGCGGTTGTCGCCATATTGTTGCTGCTATCTTCCCCCTCAGTGCGAGCAGTTTCCCTGCATAATTGATGACTCTCAGCAGAAT CGGCCCCTGGTCGGCCCTCCAGGTGCATCCCGGATAGTGGGGGGCCGGGAGGCTCCTGAGGGCGCGTGGCCCTGGCAGGTCAGCATCCAGCTCCTGTCCAGGCATCACTGCGGAGGGACAATCCTCAACAGTCTCTGGGTGCTCACGGCCACACACTGCTTCCACAAATACAG AAGAATCAGCAGAGCTTATTTCTGCGTGGTGGCAGGACATGGTGTGTTATCTGCTCCGGGAAAAAATGTACAGATCCGCTCCATCCGTAAGGTCAAAATGCACGAGAACTACGACCACGTCACGTCTGACAACGACGTGACACTTCTGCTCCTCAGCTCTCCTCTTAAATTCACTGACCAGGTTCAGCCCATCTGCACTCCTCATAACCTGACGCACGAGTTCATCCTCAACTTCAGCCACTGTTTCATCACAGGATGGGGAAGCACCTACTACAAAG GCAGGATGATGAACAGATTGCAGGAAGCCGAGGTGGAGCTCATTGACAGGAGAACATGTAACCTGAGGAGCTGGTATAACGGCCTcatcactgaaaacatgatctgTGCAGGACTGGAGAGCGGAGCGGCTGATGCTTGTCAG ggtGACAGTGGGGGTCCTCTGCAGTGCTACAGCGAGGACGAGGAGAGCTTCTATGTGGTCGGTGTGACAAGTTTTGGGGATGATTGCGGACTTCCCCACAGGCCGGGGGTGTACGCTCGAACAAGCAGGTTTTCAGGCTGGCTGGAGACGAGTCAGGCAGAGTCCGCTGCACACAGACTGAACATCAGACACAGCTCAGCTCTGCTCAGTGCTGCTGTGATGCTGCTGATTCATCAATAA